A stretch of DNA from Drosophila virilis strain 15010-1051.87 chromosome 5, Dvir_AGI_RSII-ME, whole genome shotgun sequence:
AGTCTAATGCTGGCCAAAGGTATATATCTCTTATCTCTAATATATCTCTTATATGTGTCTCATAAGCTAGCCAGAAGTGCAGCAAttgacgaaaaaaaaagagaaagtaAGTATATGTTGGGCACGCCGCTGATTTAGACACTTTCCCTTTTCAGATATGTGAGAACATTGAAGCCGAGTCTGATGAACATATCCTGGAATACAGAATATATACTGCCATATAAGATGCTACGAATGATCTTTCCCATAgtagctatatgacatagtgatccgatctgaTCGATTCCAACATATATACTGACTGCAAGAGAAAGACAAATATCAACTcggatgctgatgctgatctagaatatataccTAACTCCGCTTATACGATtttgatatgtatataatatgttCATACCACAAATTTAGGGGAATTCCCTGTTTGtgcatacaaaaaattgtcatacatttaattaacatttttaagcTTAGAGTACACTCAGTATACTAAATTAAGGATGTATATAGAGCAGAGCAGAAATTACCCGGCGCCGCGCggatcaaataaaatttttaaaataaatcgtAAGAAAATGTGAAATTAAAAGCAGTTTAGCTGCTAAAAAGTAgaagacaaaaataaaatatttactcCCAAGCAAAGAACTCTCTGTATAGATATGTAATAAGAAAGAGTATTTGCCTTCGTGCTCCCGGGTGTGGGCTGGTTGGATGTGCGTTGTTATCAGGTTCTTTCGATAATCTGGTTGCGAAGTCTAATCAGAGATTCGAAATAGCTAATTAAGTGTGTAccaatgcaaatgaatttgaaaaacGCATAAAGCATTTAACAAGTTTTCCAGCAGAAGATAATTggatttttgaaaatatttcctttcatttttgtttttcctattttttaGAACTgtgcgaaaataaaaaattatatctcaagaaaactgaaaatgattaaaaataatatcaaagaCTTGCAATAGATCCTGCTTTGGCACGTGACAATCTACCTGTGAGTCATTCTATATAATCAAAGCGACACAAGAATCTACATGTCACTAATCAGTAATTTAACGATTTAATAGAGCACCGTCATTCTTATCAGACAAGGAATCTTGATAATTGTGACTCAACTCAACCGAAGAATCTCTAGGAGCCTTAGTTTCTGTGTAACCCGCATTCCCTGGTTAACCCTGGTTAACACTTTCCCTAAGGGGCTTATTATTGAATTTATGTCGTTAAGTAATAATAGAGTATAGCCATATCGGGCACCTGAGCAAGATTGTACAGCTGATAAGACTCGGTACAATAGTTGGACGCATGTGAAAGCGTGTTAATCTTATTTTCGGCGCGTTTATCTGGTGGTAAAGCTTCTTCTTTACTCAGCGCTGTTGTGGCAGCGCCGTCGGCGTCAGCGTCGCAGTTGccgtcgacgtcgccgtcgcagtcgacGCTGTTCCTTCCAACCGTTAGGCGCTCTGTTTCGATTTCAGTTGCGAGTTGCTTTGCGTTGCGTGCGGTCGGCTTTGTTGTTCGTTCGTGTTCGTTTCGTGAAAaaaattacgtatacgacGCGGCTGCAATTCGAAGAGCCGAAGAGACGCGCTTGATTCGCTGGAAATCGCGCCTCCTTGCGGCCTTCGCCAAATAATTAACTGTAATCGTCTTGATCCCGTATTCACTTTGATTTTCTCTTCGATAAGTCAACGGTGTAAGAAAGGTTTGTCCATTCGTGTTTACCTGCAATATTCTCTATAATTTACCTGGTGTgagcggttttttttttaaactattttctATCCTAAACTAGTATGATTCTAGTGCTGTaccttaaatattattaactaGTAGatgttaataatataatatctaACCTTGTCATAAATgtagaaatttattttaacacTTAAgcgatacaaaaaaaaaaccgctcTATATCGcagataaacaaattgttacaACTAACTCGAAGAGATAACGTTCATCGATAAGAGTAAGCATGTAAAACATTGCGATCGCATGAATTTGGGACAAACACGTCACAAAGTAGCAGCATGTCAAGTGGGACGGGTTGACGAGTCTGAAATGCTTCAGCTGGTAGAAGCCGTCAAATAGACCTGAAGCAgatatgacaaaaaaaaaaccaaaaccaaaaccaaataaaGCCATAAATACTGAAGATAAGCATTCATATTAGGTATATAAATGCAAGTAAATAGATAGTTCCTGGTTGCCAAACGTTCAATATTACGGAAAAGAATACAATCGCGTGAGTCAGAGTACGGCTATATCGGGTACCATCCCAACTGAGCGGTACACCTTGCCCATGTTTAGTATGGGGCTTATCACGGACTTTGACAAACGACCGACAGAGGCCTCTGCCCGGGACGCGGCATTAACATGCCACTATCAGCGATATAGCGATAACTGATAAGTTGCAAGTCTCTTTACTTAACACAAATACCAActactatatgtatatagacgttattattatttttttatagtttttttttgtcttttatgAAAGAGGTAACTTGTTTGGCGTTACGTTCCAATTGTCGCGTACGCATAGCCCAAACGAATGAatggaaatgcatttgaatGCATTCGTATATTCATATTGATGTTGAGGTCAATATCAGGCACTCTTGGGCGTATTTGGCAATGGCCTGGTGCAATCAGTCGTCTGAAAAGAACATCTgttatagatatatgtatatttcgaGGAATGCGATATGCATATGAGGCATACGTGGACTGACCTGGCACTGCCTTTCGCATATTCCGTACACTCTGTGCGAGCGAGTACATTGAAATTAGCAGCAGCTTGCAAATTTTCTCATGCTCCATTAACAGTAATTACTTATCAAATAGAACCTATAATTACTTGGTGCAATTACGTACATTGCAGGGATTTGATACTTGCGAATGCCAGGACTATCcggcatatacacacaaagTACGCAAATGCATACAGTATATGTAGAAGAcctgtatatatatgatatatatataagaatgatttagtttttaatgaaTGTGCGATTCAATCAAGGGTTGAACTGTCTAGAGCTCGTTCTTGCCCTGGACATGTTCTTTTTCCTTACATGTAGAAATTACTTTGAATCTTTCACAAAATAAATGAGAATAAGAAATTCGATCGAACCGATTATTCGTATTCTCTCTAAATGATAGCGTGGTACAATCAAGAAAGCTTTGAAGCTGAGAGACGGACAAGGCTGTATCAACTCCGCAGTTGttactgatcaaaaatatttatacttgtttcagaaaaatatataaaatctcTCTGACCTCAGATTGCAGAAGAGACTGCAATCGTTGCCCCCCCGCTCCCTTCAAAGCTTTCCATCATCCATGCAAGCCTTTTGCTGACTCGGACGAAATTCGAGTTCTGCCTGATTGTAGATTCCTCTCATTTGGATTTGGTATGTGGTACATTTGCCAGACTCTTCGTGTGTGGGCTCATAATATCTGCAtaaagcaacaagaacaacgaaAATTTTACGAGCGATTCTTCCtatatagctatatgatatggtggtaaGCTTCACAATATATGTGAATTATTTCtaacacattttatttaaaacttttcgaTTAAGTCAAGTTATAGAGATTATATCAAGCATATGAAAGAATATCGCGAAAAGTTGTATTCACTTTAAATATCGTAGATCCTCACGGGCATTGCCTAATATTGTCCGAAAGGGAATCATGTACAAAAGCATTTTATGTACCAAAGTTCATCATTGGCAAAAGTTGACTAAAATCATGGcacaataaaataatcatgCGATTTAAGGTGACccattatgttttgttttatctTATCTTTAAGTTACGCTTTGATCGACTTTTTATGCTTGCCTCACATTTACAATCTAACTATTATTGTCGGCagttaaaattgtttaaaactgCAGTTTTGTTCGAGCAGAAAACCAAAAGAGCTCATTTATACAATAGCTGTTCCaaagtcaataaaaataatgcatttTGGGGTAGCACTACATAATTTAGCTATCGACTGCAGTTGACAATTACAGATGATCAGGGAATAAATTACAAGTGGTGTGCATTAGTTACaagtattcaattaaaaagttaaGAATCTACTACAATATATGGCTATGTACAAATactaataattgttttatgAACTATTTGCGTTACAGTAGAGAATTGGAAGCCGATCAAAATGGATGCCCTCAGCCAGACGGAGCACAATAATAAGTTCATAGTGAAATATCGTCAGCAGTATTATGATCTGTCCGACTTTATGCACAAACATCCGGGCGGAATAAACAGCCTAAAGGGACTCAGCCAGACAGACATGACATCTCGTTTTATGAAGGCACCGCCGCATTCCGATGCAGCCATGTACTTGATGCGAGAGTATAAGGTAAGCGCACACGATCACGGAAGTGATAAAAGGACAAATGAGAGGCGTACGGATAAGTCGGCAGAGAATGGAGTTGAACTGctggaacaacaacaaaaatcggaggacagcaacaacaatcaattgGATGAAAGCATGGAGGTGAGTCTGCGAAAGATAGTTAAGCATTTTCACATTTCTCCttcactcttttttttttatattttttagtttagtgTCTGGGGTTTTGACATTCTagttatttcatttttttcatatttttttttgatgctcacttaaaaaatataaatactttgaACGAACACATAAAAGATTAGGTTTGGTCCAAGTGCTCCAATAGTCATATAGTTGGGAATATTGTTCCAGGCGATATTTCCTGTTGGTTGAAAGCGTtcgattttctatttttacgAGTGGGAGattctttttgtttcatttaacATTAACGAAATTTTGTGTGCATTAGAGATTTCGCGATTTGGCTGCTCTCACATACACCTTAGGCTTGGAGTAAATGCGTATTTCGTCCTCGACAACGGTCAGCTCCTTATCAATCTCAGCCTTGCGAGAACGCACGCGTAGTGTCTGGGCGGTCATGGGCATGTGGTTAAGCTCATTAATGAGCATGTCAAAGCCTACAAAATGAACATGAAAATGTGTAGTAAATCCAGGTGTAATATTGACTGCAACTTACGCTGCTTGGCAGTAGCTAGCGCAGCCAGGCGATCCGGTTCACTCATCAATACATGACCGCGTGGGCAGTCCGGATCGCGTGAGTCTAAAATTTCTTTAGCCTCGGCTTTTTCGCGCTTCTCCTTTTCCAAATAGCGCGGTAGGCGTAGATCATCGCGTGCTATGAAAGCATCACGGCAGTTAGCTAACTAGATGCACAGATTATTCACGTGTTATACTCACAGCCCAGCTTGTATTCGCGACGCTTTGATTTGGTCGTAGCATTTGAAGCGACCGTAGCAATTGTTTCGCGACTGCGTGCACTCAGTGGTGCTTCTTCATCAGTATTATCGGGACCTACATTGTCCATCTCTGGCATGGGCATTGTTTCGTTGTCATCTATATCAAGAAGGCTGTGTTTGGAGCGTGCCGACAGCGGCTGCTCATCATCATGGTATTGACTGTAGCTTCCGTAGTTGTTATCGTAGTCGAGGTCGGGATCAATGCATAAATTGCGTTCCTCGCCTAAAACCGTCTTGGCATCAATGTTGCACCTGCGCACATAGATGTGTTCGGAAAGTTAGTTTAGTGCGATTGCTTGATGCTGGTTTAAATGAGCTGGTACTAACTTTTTAAGTGCATTGGTAAGGTAAAGCTCATCCTTTATGTCCTCTGTCTGTATGCCAATGCTTGTGGAGCTGCGTTCGGCATTACATGACTGACAGCGGTTCGATGATGTCTGAACTGGCTGCGCTTTTGGGCGAACCTTCTTCTCCTTTTGAATTTCACGTTTTTCGGGGGGTGCGCAAGACTCTTGTTCGTCCGGTTGTGGCTTGTCCAGGCACTGCTGCGAAAGGGAGTTGCTGTGGCTGCGCAATAAACACACCTCTTCGTCAACATTCCTTGAAGACAATCTTTCGGTTTCGCACTTCTTCGACTCACGTTCGCGTGCCTCGGACGGAGTGCGCAGTAGGGGCGGCATCCATTTGGGACGCACTGGTTCCTTAGCAGCAAGCTTCTCTGTAGTTGCCTTTTCTAGGGAACGTAGgctctttttgttttcctttagAAAATTACGTCCCGGTGTGACGCCTACAAGAAAACGAACGCCAATCGTGTAAACATTTCCTTTTGGTTGCCATGGctgtttgaaaaaaattatacTTACGCGGCACCGAAAACATGCCCTTTAATGTGGGTATTGGGCGTATTGTGGTGTTCGACATGTTTTTTGCTGAATGTGGCCTAACCACAATGCGTCTAATCTGTGTTGAAGAatttataagaaatttaaatattgccGTGTTCTGCAGCTTACAGAAACGGAATGAATTCAGCCAACCTGTTCAAATGTCAGCTTTGAAGTAAAACCAACCAGCTGCTCGAGACCCCAACGTTTGATGGTTTTGAATTTATCGATAGGTCGATGATAGAGTCGAAATTAGCGCTGCCACTGTTCAAAAGTATCGACAAATTGATGATATCGTAAAAacggttttttgtttttttaaattttcagcaCCTCGTGGACTGGTCGAAAGCTATGCTGCcccaaatttcaaaaataacaaaatattacgACGAATGGGTACATAAGCCAGTAGACAGACCCCTGCGCTTGTTCGGCCCTTGGTATTTGGAAATGTGCACGAAGACCCCATGGTGGGTTGTCCCAATGTTCTGGATCCCAACGATTATTGCTTGCGGCTGGCCAGAGTTCCAAGCGAACTCGCACAATATGAAGGAGGTAAGTTTAAACAACGCATTATGACTATAACAGACATTTACTTAACGGTATCCTTACAATTAGATTACCACCCTCTTCGGCCATCTGCTCTTTGGTGTGATATTTTGGACGCTGCTGGAGTACACATTGCACCGATGGGTCTTTCATGTAAAGTTGA
This window harbors:
- the LOC6626220 gene encoding uncharacterized protein — translated: MSNTTIRPIPTLKGMFSVPRVTPGRNFLKENKKSLRSLEKATTEKLAAKEPVRPKWMPPLLRTPSEARERESKKCETERLSSRNVDEEVCLLRSHSNSLSQQCLDKPQPDEQESCAPPEKREIQKEKKVRPKAQPVQTSSNRCQSCNAERSSTSIGIQTEDIKDELYLTNALKKCNIDAKTVLGEERNLCIDPDLDYDNNYGSYSQYHDDEQPLSARSKHSLLDIDDNETMPMPEMDNVGPDNTDEEAPLSARSRETIATVASNATTKSKRREYKLGSRDDLRLPRYLEKEKREKAEAKEILDSRDPDCPRGHVLMSEPDRLAALATAKQRFDMLINELNHMPMTAQTLRVRSRKAEIDKELTVVEDEIRIYSKPKVYVRAAKSRNL
- the Fa2h gene encoding uncharacterized protein Fa2h translates to MDALSQTEHNNKFIVKYRQQYYDLSDFMHKHPGGINSLKGLSQTDMTSRFMKAPPHSDAAMYLMREYKVSAHDHGSDKRTNERRTDKSAENGVELLEQQQKSEDSNNNQLDESMEHLVDWSKAMLPQISKITKYYDEWVHKPVDRPLRLFGPWYLEMCTKTPWWVVPMFWIPTIIACGWPEFQANSHNMKEITTLFGHLLFGVIFWTLLEYTLHRWVFHVKLTSSSGPWLCTLHFMIHGLHHKVPFDPMRLVFPPLPGVVLATIIYTPLSFLLQNHHPRLVLTGALIGYLCYDMIHYYLHYGNPSAGHHLYHMKRYHYQHHFAHQDLGYGISSPIWDIVFKTRINLRKLRYQLRWS